A section of the Castanea sativa cultivar Marrone di Chiusa Pesio chromosome 12, ASM4071231v1 genome encodes:
- the LOC142618697 gene encoding cysteine-rich repeat secretory protein 55-like, which produces MNIGVSLLQRSMSLNYKILFLLALCICNAESADPLGQYCNADTNIGSGSQISANIDSLLAELVSKTTSNGFFATSYGKNQDQVFGLAQCRGDVSRTDCSSCIQDAAKQIRQRCPNQADARIWYDFCFLRYNTQSFIGEIDTSYGILYGNVENVTDPDAFNKELGTLFDQIKAQAVDTKNEGLGKGKTKLSTFVTLYALVQCTRDLAPVDCAQCLAIAAGNFEKFCKDRKGCRVLYSSCYVRYELYPFFFPLDSKPNDTLADTVMAILP; this is translated from the coding sequence ATGAATATTGGTGTGAGCTTGCTACAAAGAAGTATGAGTTTGAATTACAAAATTCTTTTCCTACTAGCTCTATGCATTTGTAATGCTGAATCTGCAGATCCCTTGGGGCAGTATTGCAATGCAGACACTAATATTGGCAGTGGTAGCCAAATATCAGCCAATATTGATAGCTTATTAGCTGAATTGGTTTCCAAAACCACCTCCAATGGCTTTTTTGCTACTTCATATGGTAAAAACCAAGACCAAGTTTTTGGCCTGGCTCAATGTAGAGGGGATGTGAGCAGAACAGACTGCTCAAGTTGCATCCAAGATGCAGCAAAGCAAATCCGCCAACGTTGTCCCAACCAAGCCGATGCAAGAATTTGGTATGACTTTTGCTTTTTACGTTACAACACTCAAAGCTTCATTGGAGAAATTGATACATCTTATGGTATATTATATGGGAATGTGGAAAATGTAACTGATCCTGATGCTTTTAACAAAGAACTAGGAACTCTGTTTGATCAGATTAAAGCACAAGCTGTTGACACTAAGAATGAAGGGCTTGGGAAAGGTAAGACCAAGTTGTCAACATTTGTGACACTGTATGCATTGGTGCAATGCACAAGAGACCTGGCTCCGGTAGATTGTGCACAGTGTCTGGCCATTGCTGCGggcaattttgaaaaattttgcaaagaCCGGAAAGGATGCAGAGTTCTATATAGCAGTTGCTATGTCCGATATGAGCTCTATCCATTCTTCTTTCCTCTTGATTCAAAGCCAAACGATACTCTGGCTGATACTGTTATGGCCATACTGCCATAG
- the LOC142620856 gene encoding cysteine-rich repeat secretory protein 55-like — protein sequence MNIGVSLLQRRSMSLNYKILLLLALCICNAESADPLGQFCNTDTNIGSGSQISADIDRLLAELVSKTPSNGFIATSYGKNQYRVFGLAQCRGDVSRTDCSSCIQDAAKQIRQRCPNQADARIWYDFCFLRYNTKSFIGEIDTYNGILYGNVESVTDPDTFNKELGTLIDQIRAQAVETRNEGLGKGKTKLSTFVTLYALVQCTRDLAPVDCAQCLAIAVGNFENFCKDRKGCRVLYSSCYVRYELYPFFFPLDSKPNDTLADTVMAILP from the coding sequence ATGAATATTGGTGTGAGCTTACTACAAAGGAGAAGTATGAGTTTGAATTACAAAATTCTTCTCCTACTAGCTCTATGCATTTGTAATGCTGAATCTGCAGATCCCTTAGGGCAGTTTTGCAATACAGACACTAATATTGGTAGTGGTAGCCAAATATCAGCTGATATTGATCGCTTATTAGCTGAATTGGTTTCCAAAACCCCCTCCAATGGTTTTATTGCTACTTCATATGGTAAAAACCAATATCGAGTTTTTGGCCTGGCTCAATGTAGAGGGGATGTGAGCAGAACAGACTGCTCAAGTTGCATCCAAGATGCAGCAAAGCAAATCCGCCAACGTTGCCCCAACCAAGCCGATGCAAGAATTTGGTATGACTTTTGCTTTTTACGTTACAACACTAAAAGCTTCATTGGAGAGATTGATACATATAATGGTATATTATATGGGAATGTGGAAAGTGTAACTGACCCTGATACTTTTAACAAAGAACTAGGAACTCTAATTGATCAGATTAGAGCACAAGCTGTTGAGACTAGGAATGAAGGGCTTGGGAAAGGTAAGACCAAGTTGTCTACATTTGTGACACTGTATGCATTGGTGCAATGCACAAGAGACCTGGCTCCGGTAGATTGTGCACAGTGTCTGGCCATTGCTGTGggcaattttgaaaatttttgcaaagACCGGAAAGGATGCAGAGTTCTATATAGCAGTTGTTACGTCCGATATGAGCTCTATCCATTCTTCTTTCCTCTTGATTCAAAGCCAAACGATACTCTGGCTGATACTGTTATGGCCATACTGCCATAG
- the LOC142620955 gene encoding cysteine-rich repeat secretory protein 55-like, with amino-acid sequence MKLYVSLLQRRSMNLNYKILLLLAFCICNAESEDPSGQFCNTDTNIGSGSQISANIDRLLAELVSKTTSNGFIATSYGKNQDQVFGLGQCRGDVSRTDCSSCIQDAAKQIRQRCPNQADARIWYDHCFLRYNNKSFIGEIDTSFGIFYWNVENVTDPENFNKELGTLMDQIRAQAVETKNEGLGKGETKLTSFVTLYALVQCTRDLSQIDCAQCLAIAVGNFETYCKDRKGCRVLYSSCYVRYELYPFFFPLDSKSNNTMADTLMAIVYP; translated from the coding sequence ATGAAGCTTTACGTGAGCTTGCTACAAAGGAGAAGTATGAATTTGAATTACAAAATTCTTCTCTTACTAGCTTTCTGCATTTGCAATGCTGAATCTGAAGACCCCTCGGGTCAGTTTTGCAATACAGACACTAATATTGGTAGTGGTAGCCAAATATCAGCTAATATTGATCGCTTATTAGCTGAATTGGTTTCCAAAACCACCTCCAATGGTTTTATTGCTACTTCATATGGTAAAAACCAAGACCAAGTTTTTGGTCTTGGACAATGTAGAGGGGATGTGAGCAGAACAGACTGCTCAAGTTGCATCCAAGATGCAGCAAAGCAAATCCGCCAACGCTGTCCTAACCAAGCCGATGCAAGAATTTGGTATGACCATTGCTTTTTACGTTACAACAATAAAAGCTTCATTGGAGAAATTGATACATCTTTTGGTATTTTCTATTGGAATGTGGAAAATGTAACCGATCCCGAGAATTTTAACAAAGAACTAGGTACTCTGATGGATCAGATTAGAGCACAAGCTGTTGAGACAAAGAATGAAGGGCTTGGAAAAGGTGAGACCAAGTTGACATCATTTGTGACACTATATGCATTGGTGCAATGCACAAGAGACCTATCTCAGATAGATTGTGCACAGTGTCTGGCCATTGCTGTGGGCAATTTTGAAACCTATTGTAAAGACCGGAAAGGATGCAGAGTTCTATATAGTAGTTGTTATGTCCGATATGAGCTCTATccatttttctttcctcttgATTCAAAGTCAAACAACACCATGGCTGATACTCTTATGGCTATAGTCTATCCATAA
- the LOC142619742 gene encoding ras-related protein RABA5b: MDEQSSGGEEYLLKIVLIGDSAVGKSNLLSRFARNEFDTNSKATIGVEFQTQAVEIDGKEVKAQIWDTAGQERFRAVTSAYYRGAVGALIVYDITRTTTFDSVKRWLDELTTHCDTTMARMLVGNKCDLENIRAVSVEDGKSLAEAEGLFFMETSALDSTNVEAAFEVVIREIYNNISRKVINSDSYKAELSGNRVSLVNGGSSKQSQMFSCCAK, translated from the exons atgGATGAGCAATCTTCAGGAGGTGAAGAGTACTTGTTGAAGATAGTTCTCATTGGTGACTCTGCTGTTGGCAAGTCCAACTTGCTGTCACGCTTCGCTAGAAACGAGTTTGATACTAACTCCAAGGCCACCATTGGTGTCGAGTTTCAGACCCAGGCTGTGGAAATCGATGGGAAGGAGGTGAAAGCCCAGATCTGGGACACTGCTGGGCAAGAGCGTTTCAGGGCTGTCACTTCTGCTTACTATAGAGGCGCTGTGGGTGCTCTCATTGTCTACGATATCACTCGTACCACCACTTTTGACAGTGTCAAAAGATGGCTCGATGAACTCACAA CTCATTGTGATACCACAATGGCAAGAATGTTGGTTGGGAACAAGTGTGATTTGGAGAATATTAGAGCTGTAAGTGTAGAGGACGGCAAAAGCCTAGCAGAAGCGGAAGGACTGTTCTTTATGGAGACATCTGCACTTGATTCTACTAATGTTGAAGCTGCATTTGAGGTCGTCATCCGGGAGATTTACAACAATATCAGCAGAAAAGTCATTAATTCCGATTCATATAAGGCTGAGTTATCTGGGAATCGAGTAAGCCTGGTTAATGGAGGCTCATCGAAGCAAAGTCAGATGTTCTCTTGTTGTGCTAAATGA